GTGGAAACTATGCCCGTGTTGCCTTCAACTTTGCTTTGTCGTCTTTCAAAGTCGGTTTAGACCAAGACGAATGGCGAACCCATGTTGACATCAAGCGTGAGTTTAACGCCGTCAAATACGATA
The sequence above is drawn from the Candidatus Poribacteria bacterium genome and encodes:
- a CDS encoding helix-turn-helix domain-containing protein, whose amino-acid sequence is MNLRTQQIELNPNNKQATQISQHCGNYARVAFNFALSSFKVGLDQDEWRTHVDIKREFNAVKYD